A part of Helicobacter ibis genomic DNA contains:
- a CDS encoding dTDP-4-dehydrorhamnose 3,5-epimerase family protein — protein MAIDFKIRQSLILPEVYIIEPNKFSDLRGDIWSAFMEESLKSLVKGTRFCHDKFINSHFNVLRGIHGDSNTWKFVTCVYGEVMQVVVDCREDSPNFGKYEGFIINTKNQKMILIPPNFGNAHYVRSKEAVYYYKLAYNGEYTDFDRQFTYPWNDKRFNIKWGDIDPILSDRDIEAKGR, from the coding sequence ATGGCAATAGACTTTAAAATTAGGCAATCGTTAATTTTACCTGAAGTATATATAATTGAGCCAAATAAATTTAGTGATTTACGGGGTGATATTTGGAGTGCCTTTATGGAAGAATCTTTAAAAAGTTTAGTTAAAGGCACTAGATTTTGCCATGATAAATTTATTAATTCCCATTTTAATGTTTTAAGGGGGATTCATGGTGATAGCAATACATGGAAGTTTGTGACATGTGTTTATGGTGAAGTTATGCAAGTTGTTGTAGATTGTAGGGAGGATAGTCCAAATTTTGGTAAATACGAGGGATTTATTATAAATACAAAAAACCAAAAAATGATTCTTATCCCACCAAATTTTGGTAATGCGCATTATGTAAGAAGCAAAGAAGCTGTGTATTACTATAAGCTTGCATATAACGGAGAATATACTGATTTTGATAGGCAATTTACATATCCATGGAATGATAAGAGATTCAATATAAAATGGGGAGATATAGATCCAATATTGTCAGATAGAGATATTGAAGCAAAGGGTAGATAA
- a CDS encoding FkbM family methyltransferase yields MNKNDILTIKVGSVSYKMYLPNKEVDAIQKILYAENRPFEHVLLEDMVSRLDKDSYVLDVGLNIGNHAMYLAAHGINVIGFEANKKLFCIAQESVKLNKFEKRVKIHNCGISNKEHKAYFDVEYVENMGAMSLSMGEKEGRESIQCKTLDSFNIKEKISAIKIDVEGMEAEVVGGGAI; encoded by the coding sequence ATGAATAAGAATGATATTTTAACCATAAAAGTTGGTAGTGTGAGTTATAAGATGTATTTACCAAACAAAGAGGTAGATGCAATCCAAAAGATACTTTATGCAGAAAATAGACCTTTTGAGCATGTATTATTAGAGGATATGGTAAGTAGGTTAGATAAGGATTCGTATGTGCTTGATGTGGGTTTAAATATAGGGAATCATGCGATGTATCTAGCCGCACATGGCATAAATGTAATAGGATTTGAAGCAAATAAGAAACTATTTTGTATAGCACAAGAGAGTGTTAAGCTAAATAAATTTGAAAAAAGAGTTAAGATACATAATTGTGGAATTTCAAATAAGGAACATAAGGCTTATTTTGATGTAGAGTATGTGGAAAATATGGGTGCTATGTCATTAAGCATGGGCGAAAAAGAAGGTAGAGAATCTATACAATGCAAAACATTAGATAGCTTTAATATAAAAGAAAAGATATCTGCAATTAAGATTGATGTTGAAGGTATGGAAGCAGAAGTAGTCGGGGGGGGGGCGATTTGA
- a CDS encoding glycosyltransferase family 10 domain-containing protein: MAKTKKTQQISKKKIKLRIVDWWNVETEENFWKDGIIKKINEKFEVEYSNEPDFLIYGPYGYRHINFSCPRIFVTYENVRTNWNIADYGIDFDYMSFGDRHERICYIGALGEEQRIVLNPKLKRNYKKTKFCGFMATNSGWGIVGLERDKAFDEISKYKQVDSGGNWRNNIGGAVGNRWGDDVFTSKINWLKDYKFNLCFENSSYAGYTTERIFDAFIAGCIPIYWGDPVISGFGDDRKSDFVINPKAFINALNYPTLKDMVEDIKRIDSDDKLFKEMINEPIFLEVESYEYYNNRIYDFIFKILDQDPKDAYRRGEGQFLYMHENFYKKAIEEKSIAMYVSKYKSEEFLK; this comes from the coding sequence ATGGCAAAAACTAAAAAAACACAACAGATAAGTAAGAAAAAAATAAAATTGAGAATTGTTGATTGGTGGAATGTAGAGACTGAAGAGAATTTTTGGAAAGATGGAATTATAAAGAAAATTAATGAAAAGTTTGAAGTGGAGTACTCAAATGAACCTGATTTTTTAATATATGGTCCATATGGATATAGACATATCAACTTCTCTTGTCCTAGAATTTTTGTAACTTATGAGAATGTTCGGACAAATTGGAATATAGCTGATTATGGTATCGATTTTGATTATATGAGCTTTGGCGATAGACATGAGAGAATATGTTATATAGGTGCTTTAGGAGAGGAACAAAGGATTGTCTTAAATCCAAAGCTAAAGAGAAATTACAAAAAGACTAAGTTTTGTGGATTCATGGCTACAAATAGTGGCTGGGGCATTGTAGGATTAGAGAGAGATAAGGCATTTGATGAGATTAGTAAGTATAAACAAGTAGATTCTGGTGGGAATTGGAGAAATAATATTGGTGGTGCAGTTGGTAATAGATGGGGAGATGATGTATTTACTTCTAAGATTAATTGGCTAAAAGATTATAAATTTAATTTGTGTTTTGAGAATTCTAGCTATGCTGGATATACTACCGAGCGTATTTTTGATGCATTTATTGCTGGGTGCATACCTATTTATTGGGGAGATCCTGTTATTAGTGGGTTTGGCGATGATAGGAAGAGTGATTTTGTGATTAATCCAAAAGCTTTTATAAATGCTTTAAATTATCCAACTCTAAAAGATATGGTCGAAGATATAAAGAGGATTGATAGTGATGATAAATTATTTAAAGAAATGATAAATGAACCTATATTTTTAGAAGTAGAATCTTATGAATATTATAATAATAGAATCTATGATTTTATCTTTAAAATACTAGACCAAGATCCAAAAGATGCGTATAGAAGAGGGGAAGGTCAATTTTTGTATATGCATGAAAACTTCTATAAAAAAGCAATAGAAGAAAAGAGTATTGCAATGTATGTTTCAAAGTATAAAAGTGAAGAATTTTTAAAGTGA
- the coaE gene encoding dephospho-CoA kinase (Dephospho-CoA kinase (CoaE) performs the final step in coenzyme A biosynthesis.), whose amino-acid sequence MKFKYAIALTGGIGSGKSTTSSLLKLYGYSVICADRISHEVLEDNSWLVVERFGSEILSYGKVDRRKLGEIVFSNKDVKKELESILHPLIKNKIEILASSLEEKKFPYFIDIPLFYETRNYDISNVVLVYASLDVRLNRIMLRDNINDSMALKKIESQMSLDDKKNLASYVIYNNGTLEELQSEVEKYIKTIN is encoded by the coding sequence TTGAAATTCAAATATGCAATAGCGCTAACTGGTGGAATTGGTAGCGGTAAAAGCACGACTTCATCGCTACTTAAGCTATATGGATATAGTGTCATTTGTGCTGATAGAATCTCGCATGAGGTTTTGGAGGATAATTCTTGGTTGGTTGTTGAGAGGTTTGGCAGTGAGATTCTAAGTTATGGCAAGGTAGATAGAAGAAAGCTTGGTGAGATTGTCTTTTCTAATAAAGATGTAAAAAAAGAGCTAGAATCCATACTTCACCCGCTAATAAAAAATAAAATAGAGATTCTAGCTTCTAGCTTAGAAGAGAAGAAATTCCCTTATTTTATAGATATACCGCTATTTTATGAGACAAGAAATTACGATATTTCTAATGTAGTGCTTGTGTATGCTAGTTTAGATGTTCGCTTAAATAGGATTATGCTTAGAGATAATATAAATGATTCTATGGCATTAAAGAAGATAGAATCTCAAATGTCATTAGATGATAAAAAAAACCTTGCTAGTTATGTAATTTACAATAATGGCACATTAGAAGAATTACAAAGTGAAGTAGAAAAATATATAAAAACTATAAATTAG
- a CDS encoding spermine/spermidine synthase domain-containing protein, which translates to MWLTKSYEEKIQQEYKIKNKITEVTGEKHTLELFDSEFFGNIAFIDGYVMLQSTLSIQSELLAHIAACSHKNPKRALIVGGFNIEIAHELTKHEGLSVDFLQQDLDVLETLISFFPHYQSIFKNNRFSHISQDKEMFIKKSVEDSSLYDIVISLNSDVASYKEVLSDDGILISHMPHLMLEFDKAEEFLRGFGDFRILMPFIAPLSLSLKDCYMFASKKYHPTADIMLQRADMLDDLEYYCANLHLSSFVIPKSIKNKLYGIVKN; encoded by the coding sequence ATGTGGCTAACTAAGTCCTATGAAGAGAAGATTCAGCAAGAATATAAAATTAAAAACAAAATAACAGAAGTAACTGGAGAGAAGCATACTTTAGAGCTTTTTGATTCGGAGTTTTTTGGGAATATAGCTTTTATAGATGGTTATGTGATGCTACAAAGCACACTTAGCATTCAAAGTGAGCTTTTAGCACATATTGCGGCTTGTTCTCATAAGAATCCAAAAAGAGCTTTGATTGTCGGTGGATTCAACATTGAAATAGCACATGAGCTAACAAAGCATGAAGGGCTTAGTGTTGATTTCTTGCAACAAGATTTAGATGTGCTAGAGACTTTAATTAGCTTTTTTCCGCATTATCAGAGTATTTTTAAGAATAATAGGTTCTCCCACATATCTCAAGATAAAGAAATGTTTATAAAAAAGAGTGTTGAAGATTCTAGCTTGTATGATATTGTTATTTCGCTAAACTCCGATGTAGCCTCATATAAGGAAGTATTGAGTGATGATGGAATCTTAATTTCGCATATGCCACATTTAATGCTTGAGTTTGATAAGGCTGAAGAGTTTTTGAGAGGTTTTGGTGATTTTAGGATTCTTATGCCTTTTATCGCTCCTTTGTCTTTGAGTTTGAAAGATTGCTACATGTTTGCCTCAAAGAAGTATCACCCAACTGCTGATATTATGCTACAAAGGGCAGATATGTTAGATGATTTGGAATATTATTGTGCAAACTTGCATCTTAGCTCTTTTGTAATTCCAAAATCAATCAAAAATAAGCTCTATGGTATTGTAAAAAATTGA
- a CDS encoding META domain-containing protein → MKNIVVSLAVVGAVMFSGCSLKSDLKQDEASVNNVGQYNFDEILKQKEKWKIDTYKVGDKTTFLNYKNSEDFYLSFKEGKVVGKAGCNHFFAEYKIEGNKFEVSHAGMTRMMCEEKLVQIENEIVGNLTNNTSVIEKLNDGGISFKNEKLYLEIK, encoded by the coding sequence ATGAAAAATATAGTTGTAAGTTTGGCAGTTGTAGGTGCGGTTATGTTTAGTGGTTGTTCGTTAAAAAGTGATTTAAAACAAGATGAGGCGTCTGTGAATAATGTAGGGCAATATAATTTTGATGAAATCTTAAAACAAAAGGAAAAATGGAAAATAGATACTTATAAAGTTGGTGATAAGACTACATTTTTAAATTATAAAAATAGTGAAGATTTTTATTTGTCTTTTAAAGAAGGAAAAGTTGTTGGCAAGGCAGGATGTAATCATTTTTTTGCAGAATATAAAATAGAAGGTAATAAATTTGAAGTATCTCATGCAGGAATGACTAGAATGATGTGTGAGGAAAAGTTAGTTCAAATAGAAAATGAAATAGTGGGTAATTTAACAAACAATACTAGCGTTATAGAGAAGCTAAATGACGGCGGTATTTCATTTAAAAATGAAAAATTGTATTTAGAGATAAAATAG
- a CDS encoding peptidylprolyl isomerase has protein sequence MKKSLLALVFSGFLLSEPALVNGIAFYVNGSPVTILELLRVQQRDKVSQDIAVDRLINQRLHKEEMEKRKIVVTELDIEDEIKLLAKKNNITPDKIKSFIEGKGINWESYKNEIKSSIEERKLYQAISSESLKMVSDQDLRNYYEENKNEFSIPQSIDVVKFYSYDNVALEQILISNGKNIPKNVKRENEILQTMALNPQIVSAFTQTKIGAFTPIFPIGDEYVTFLIKAKNNPTLLPFENVKEVVRQKMLVSKEDYLIYEYFEKLRSNAKVDIVRLK, from the coding sequence ATGAAAAAAAGTTTATTAGCTTTAGTTTTTAGCGGATTTTTGTTGAGTGAGCCTGCACTTGTAAATGGTATTGCATTCTATGTAAATGGTTCTCCAGTGACTATTTTAGAACTACTTAGAGTGCAACAAAGAGATAAGGTATCGCAAGATATAGCAGTAGATAGACTTATAAATCAAAGACTACATAAAGAAGAAATGGAAAAAAGAAAGATAGTAGTAACAGAGCTAGATATAGAAGATGAAATAAAATTATTAGCCAAGAAAAATAATATCACGCCAGATAAGATTAAAAGCTTCATAGAAGGTAAAGGTATAAATTGGGAAAGCTACAAAAATGAAATAAAATCATCAATAGAGGAAAGAAAGCTATATCAGGCAATTTCAAGCGAGAGCCTAAAGATGGTAAGCGATCAGGATTTGAGAAATTATTATGAAGAAAATAAAAATGAATTCTCCATACCGCAAAGCATTGATGTTGTGAAGTTTTATAGCTATGATAATGTTGCATTAGAACAAATTCTAATTAGCAATGGTAAGAATATACCTAAAAATGTAAAAAGAGAAAATGAAATCTTGCAAACAATGGCTTTAAATCCTCAAATTGTCTCTGCATTCACACAGACAAAAATTGGTGCTTTTACCCCTATTTTCCCTATTGGAGATGAGTATGTTACATTTTTAATAAAGGCTAAAAATAATCCAACTTTACTACCATTTGAAAATGTAAAAGAGGTAGTTAGGCAAAAAATGCTAGTTAGCAAGGAAGATTATTTAATATATGAGTATTTTGAAAAATTGCGTTCAAATGCAAAAGTAGATATTGTAAGATTAAAATAA
- a CDS encoding M20/M25/M40 family metallo-hydrolase, protein MSKIEIDSFEPLKVFLEICNIPHASGECESLREWIKNKALEYGASVTIDSAGNLLAKKGKPKVCLQGHIDMVYVSESESFGIEPYIKDGFLKAKHSSLGADNGAALACMILALRDFDNLECLFTIDEEIGMIGAKNITLDIESKVMINCDSEDIDEIVCSCAGGYDLECKIKLEQIEIPSDYKIVEISTNKDRFIGGHSGIEIHKDIQNAILSICYVAQKLIDDGGILVGLSGGEKRNSIPTNATLEIALRNDYILDIDTSLFEVKNVEFNNMAFVANNLINGLLSVKNGVIDSDDSGVILSSNVGILRQIDDEVYVYIMGRGNKENSMKENIQNTQEILGSFGFASNVVDLYNPWEREDSEFLNHVYRVFKIHNNKVKIKSIHAGLECGILKEKYPNISFLSIGPSIFHPHSLGEKMDIESFRKFWAVLCDILKTI, encoded by the coding sequence ATGTCAAAAATAGAAATAGATTCTTTTGAGCCATTAAAGGTATTTTTAGAGATATGTAATATTCCTCATGCTAGTGGAGAGTGTGAATCTCTAAGAGAGTGGATTAAAAATAAGGCATTAGAATATGGAGCTAGTGTAACTATCGATAGTGCTGGTAATTTGTTAGCTAAGAAGGGTAAGCCAAAGGTGTGTTTGCAAGGGCATATAGATATGGTTTATGTAAGTGAGAGTGAATCTTTTGGCATAGAGCCATATATTAAAGATGGATTTTTAAAGGCTAAGCATTCTAGTCTTGGAGCTGATAATGGAGCTGCACTAGCTTGCATGATATTAGCTTTAAGGGATTTTGATAATTTAGAATGCTTGTTTACCATAGATGAAGAAATAGGTATGATAGGGGCAAAAAACATTACGCTAGATATAGAATCTAAAGTTATGATTAATTGTGATAGCGAAGATATTGATGAGATTGTTTGTAGTTGTGCTGGTGGATATGATTTAGAGTGTAAAATAAAGTTAGAGCAAATAGAGATTCCAAGTGATTATAAGATAGTTGAAATATCAACCAATAAAGATAGATTTATAGGAGGACATAGTGGGATTGAGATACATAAAGATATACAAAATGCAATCTTATCCATATGCTATGTTGCACAAAAGTTAATTGATGATGGTGGGATATTAGTTGGACTTAGTGGTGGAGAGAAGCGAAATTCAATACCGACTAATGCTACTTTAGAGATTGCATTAAGGAATGATTATATCTTGGATATTGATACTTCACTTTTTGAGGTTAAGAATGTGGAGTTTAACAATATGGCATTTGTTGCAAATAATTTAATAAATGGTCTATTAAGTGTGAAAAATGGCGTTATAGATAGTGATGATAGTGGGGTTATTCTATCAAGCAATGTAGGAATCTTAAGGCAAATTGATGATGAGGTTTATGTTTATATTATGGGTCGTGGCAATAAAGAAAATAGCATGAAAGAAAATATACAAAACACACAAGAGATTCTAGGTAGTTTTGGTTTTGCTAGTAATGTAGTTGATTTATATAATCCATGGGAGAGGGAAGATAGTGAGTTTTTAAACCATGTATATAGGGTATTTAAAATCCATAACAACAAAGTTAAGATAAAAAGTATTCATGCAGGGCTAGAATGTGGAATCTTAAAAGAGAAATATCCTAATATTAGCTTTTTATCAATAGGTCCTAGTATATTTCATCCGCATTCTCTTGGAGAAAAAATGGATATAGAGAGTTTTAGGAAATTTTGGGCTGTTTTGTGTGATATTTTAAAAACAATTTGA
- a CDS encoding 3-methyladenine DNA glycosylase, translating to MYLENSFMLLEFLKNSGYLKNPPHKLWWPNTGEFEVILGAILVQNTRWEQAFIAIDKLRNNKLLSLEKIANMKEIELQTYINNVGFYKRKSTRIIAICQNILETFGDFDCFCVNVSREWLLAQKGIGCESADSILCYGALRDEMVADNYTYKLLRFYGYELDNYEDIKEWLVSGLLENYESVCKLYNKEIGLNELYARFHGKIVDYCKDHKEVLCQK from the coding sequence GTGTATTTGGAAAATAGTTTTATGCTTTTAGAATTTTTAAAAAACAGCGGATATTTAAAAAATCCTCCACATAAATTATGGTGGCCTAATACTGGAGAGTTTGAAGTAATACTTGGTGCAATTTTGGTTCAAAATACTCGCTGGGAACAAGCATTTATCGCTATTGATAAGCTAAGAAATAATAAGCTTTTATCATTAGAAAAAATAGCAAATATGAAAGAAATAGAATTACAAACTTACATAAATAATGTAGGATTTTATAAGCGAAAATCAACAAGAATAATTGCTATTTGTCAAAATATTTTGGAAACTTTTGGTGATTTTGATTGTTTTTGTGTGAATGTTAGCAGAGAGTGGCTTTTAGCACAAAAGGGCATTGGTTGTGAGAGTGCTGATTCTATCCTTTGTTATGGTGCTTTAAGAGATGAAATGGTGGCAGATAACTATACATACAAGCTTTTAAGATTCTATGGCTATGAGCTAGATAATTATGAGGATATAAAAGAGTGGCTAGTTAGTGGATTGTTAGAAAACTATGAATCTGTATGTAAGTTGTATAATAAAGAGATAGGATTAAATGAGCTATATGCTAGATTCCACGGAAAGATTGTTGATTATTGTAAAGATCATAAGGAGGTTTTATGTCAAAAATAG
- the recA gene encoding recombinase RecA gives MALDENKQKAIDLAIKQIDKAFGKGALIRLGDKPVEKIDSISTGSLGLDIALGIGGIPKGRIIEIYGPESSGKTTLALQIVAECQKNGGICAFIDAEHALDVTYAKNLGVDIENLLVSQPDFGEQALEILETLTRSGGIDLVIIDSVAALTPKSEIEGDMGDQHVGLQARLMSQALRKVTGVIHKMNTTVIFINQIRMKIGVMGYGSPETTTGGNALKFYASVRVDVRRVATLKQGDQNIGNRVKVKVVKNKVAPPFRGAEFDIMFGEGISKEGELIDYGVKLDIVDKSGAWLSYGDKKLGQGKENAKIFLKENPEIAQEIEEKIKASISIADDLSASDDVEE, from the coding sequence ATGGCACTTGATGAAAACAAGCAAAAAGCAATAGATTTAGCTATAAAACAAATAGATAAAGCTTTTGGTAAGGGCGCATTAATAAGGCTTGGCGATAAACCTGTAGAAAAAATAGATAGCATTAGCACTGGCTCACTAGGGCTTGATATAGCTCTAGGCATAGGAGGAATCCCAAAAGGAAGAATAATAGAAATTTATGGACCTGAAAGCTCTGGTAAGACAACTCTAGCTCTACAAATAGTAGCAGAATGTCAGAAAAATGGTGGTATATGTGCATTTATCGATGCAGAACACGCACTAGATGTAACATATGCTAAAAATCTTGGAGTAGATATAGAAAATCTACTAGTATCTCAACCAGACTTTGGAGAACAAGCATTAGAGATTTTAGAGACGCTTACAAGAAGTGGTGGTATTGATTTAGTTATTATAGATTCAGTTGCGGCTCTAACGCCAAAGAGTGAGATTGAAGGCGATATGGGCGACCAACATGTAGGACTTCAAGCAAGACTTATGAGTCAAGCATTGCGTAAAGTAACAGGTGTCATACATAAAATGAACACAACGGTTATTTTTATAAACCAGATTCGTATGAAAATAGGTGTCATGGGATATGGTAGCCCAGAGACTACCACAGGTGGAAACGCACTTAAATTCTATGCAAGTGTAAGGGTTGATGTAAGAAGAGTAGCCACTCTAAAACAAGGCGACCAAAATATAGGAAACAGAGTAAAAGTAAAAGTAGTCAAAAACAAAGTTGCACCGCCTTTTAGAGGGGCAGAGTTTGATATTATGTTTGGTGAAGGGATAAGCAAGGAAGGTGAGCTAATTGATTATGGTGTAAAGCTTGATATTGTAGATAAAAGTGGTGCATGGCTTAGCTATGGGGATAAAAAGCTAGGACAAGGCAAAGAAAATGCAAAAATATTCCTAAAAGAAAACCCAGAAATAGCACAAGAAATAGAAGAAAAAATAAAAGCATCAATTTCTATTGCAGATGATTTATCAGCTAGTGATGATGTAGAAGAATAG
- the eno gene encoding phosphopyruvate hydratase: protein MIFIDNIEAQEVLDSRGNPTIKASVTLSDGSIGSAIVPSGASTGKREALELRDNDSRFLGKGVLKACENIHTEIYETLVGLSPFDQNKIDSLMIELDGSDNFSRLGANATLGVSMATARAAANSLRIPLYRYLGGASALTLPTPMLNIINGGSHADNTVDFQEYMIMPVGFECFSEAMRASAEIYQHLKKILKDSKHITSIGDEGGFAPNLKTNEEPIQIILEAVKKAGYKEGEQIAIALDVASSEFVNDKGIYSLKGEGRELSSQELVEYYEKLINKYPIVSIEDGLSEDDWEGWKLLTEKLGDKIQLVGDDLFVTNSKILQEGIDKKIANAILIKPNQIGTVSQTIQAIQLAQRNNYKCIMSHRSGESEDSFIADFAVALNTGEIKTGSTARSERMAKYNRLLSIEKELHNPIYLGSSLFKR from the coding sequence ATGATTTTTATAGACAATATAGAAGCACAAGAAGTGCTAGATAGCAGAGGAAATCCAACAATAAAAGCAAGTGTAACACTCAGTGATGGTAGCATAGGCAGTGCCATAGTACCAAGTGGTGCTAGCACTGGCAAAAGAGAAGCACTAGAGCTAAGAGATAATGATTCTAGATTCTTAGGTAAAGGCGTATTAAAAGCATGTGAAAATATACACACAGAGATTTATGAAACACTAGTTGGTCTAAGCCCATTTGACCAAAACAAAATAGACAGCCTAATGATAGAACTAGATGGAAGTGATAACTTCTCTAGGCTTGGGGCAAATGCAACACTAGGCGTATCGATGGCTACTGCAAGAGCCGCAGCAAATAGCCTAAGAATCCCTCTTTATAGATATTTAGGTGGAGCTAGTGCATTAACCCTTCCAACTCCTATGCTAAATATCATAAATGGTGGTAGCCACGCAGATAACACGGTTGATTTTCAAGAGTATATGATTATGCCTGTTGGATTTGAATGCTTTAGCGAGGCTATGAGAGCTAGCGCAGAAATCTATCAACACTTAAAAAAGATTCTAAAAGATTCTAAACATATAACAAGCATAGGAGATGAAGGTGGGTTTGCACCAAATTTAAAAACAAATGAAGAACCAATCCAAATAATACTAGAAGCAGTCAAAAAAGCAGGATACAAAGAAGGAGAACAAATTGCAATTGCACTAGATGTAGCAAGTAGCGAATTTGTAAATGATAAAGGAATCTATTCACTAAAGGGTGAAGGAAGGGAGCTTAGCTCACAAGAATTAGTAGAATATTATGAAAAACTAATTAACAAATATCCAATAGTATCAATTGAAGATGGTTTAAGCGAAGATGATTGGGAAGGCTGGAAACTCCTTACAGAAAAGCTAGGAGACAAGATTCAGCTTGTAGGGGATGATTTATTTGTTACAAATTCAAAAATATTACAAGAAGGTATAGATAAGAAAATTGCAAATGCAATTTTAATAAAGCCAAACCAAATAGGAACAGTAAGCCAAACAATACAAGCAATACAACTAGCACAAAGAAACAATTATAAGTGTATTATGAGCCATAGAAGTGGTGAGAGCGAGGATAGCTTTATTGCTGATTTTGCAGTTGCACTAAATACCGGAGAGATAAAAACAGGCTCAACAGCAAGAAGTGAGAGAATGGCAAAATATAATAGACTGCTAAGTATTGAAAAAGAACTACATAATCCGATATATCTAGGAAGCAGTTTGTTTAAAAGATGA
- a CDS encoding AMIN domain-containing protein, whose protein sequence is MKKIALLLITSFAFANEPQTLPQIPTIQNNDNNTTMQPINNSLNNPLIPEISKEATPNTQEITQNANKRDPFQSQITPKESGQISNAPNLNLFSKAELNLPSTARKLKKITIEYQNLNGSITSIEKEIDGDIDWHFPLVLKQDLQPKVTEKPTNSNFTLGEKFKFKINEQTLNLQTPYTLLRNFTLASPTRLVLDFKNPTKKEFEEGISTNLPVITDATIQTHLDFFRITLNLDGQYNYKLDQKDKEITIEFQ, encoded by the coding sequence ATGAAAAAAATTGCTTTATTACTAATAACTTCATTTGCATTTGCTAATGAACCGCAAACACTACCACAAATACCAACAATACAAAACAATGACAATAACACAACAATGCAACCTATAAATAATTCTCTAAATAATCCTTTAATCCCTGAAATATCAAAAGAAGCCACGCCAAACACACAAGAAATAACACAAAATGCAAACAAAAGAGACCCATTCCAAAGTCAAATAACACCAAAAGAAAGTGGTCAAATATCAAATGCACCGAATCTAAATTTGTTTAGCAAAGCAGAATTAAATCTGCCATCAACAGCAAGGAAGCTAAAAAAAATCACAATAGAGTACCAAAACCTTAATGGCTCAATTACAAGCATAGAAAAAGAAATAGATGGAGATATAGACTGGCATTTTCCACTTGTGCTAAAACAAGACTTGCAACCAAAAGTTACAGAAAAACCAACAAATAGTAATTTCACTTTAGGAGAGAAATTCAAGTTTAAAATAAATGAACAAACACTAAATCTACAAACTCCATATACTTTGCTAAGGAATTTCACCCTTGCATCTCCTACTAGATTGGTGCTTGATTTTAAAAACCCAACAAAAAAAGAATTTGAAGAAGGAATCTCAACAAATCTACCTGTAATAACAGATGCAACAATCCAAACACATTTAGACTTCTTTAGAATTACATTAAACTTAGATGGTCAATACAATTATAAACTAGACCAAAAAGACAAGGAAATTACTATTGAATTCCAATAA
- a CDS encoding shikimate kinase: MNSNNIVLIGFMGSGKSTIARCLYQHTKKMVLDSDIIISNNENLDIKDIFLKYGEEYFRKLELEFCNFIKDNVKNSIISTGGGMPSVCNVKDIGKVFFLDLPFKEIENRLKDSKNRPLFSDTKKAKLLYEQRQEIYKSSCHFIINANKTPREITQEILQKI; this comes from the coding sequence TTGAATTCCAATAATATCGTCCTAATAGGATTCATGGGTAGTGGTAAAAGCACGATTGCTAGGTGCTTATACCAACACACAAAAAAAATGGTCCTAGATAGCGATATTATAATTTCTAACAATGAGAACTTAGATATTAAAGATATATTCTTAAAATATGGAGAAGAGTATTTTAGAAAATTAGAATTAGAATTTTGTAACTTCATAAAAGACAATGTAAAAAATTCAATAATATCCACAGGTGGTGGCATGCCAAGTGTATGTAATGTAAAGGATATTGGCAAGGTATTTTTTTTAGATTTGCCATTTAAGGAGATTGAAAATAGACTTAAAGATTCAAAAAATAGACCTCTCTTTAGCGATACCAAAAAGGCAAAATTACTATATGAACAACGACAAGAAATATATAAATCCTCTTGCCATTTTATAATCAATGCCAATAAAACTCCACGAGAAATAACACAAGAGATATTACAAAAAATATGA